The following are from one region of the Methanoculleus caldifontis genome:
- a CDS encoding MarR family winged helix-turn-helix transcriptional regulator, with translation MPDDRTDPATEFLDRIIRVLNKAAAIEREPVDIGHGVLLYPSEVHLIDVAGRYPEEGVSDLAARLGITKGAVSQTAKKLEEKGYLERVRREGDSKAVLLRLTGRGDEAFAWHRAYHAAVNRRIAEEIGRDDADRLMAVLARMEEILDECPAVQAETIRRFRMADIV, from the coding sequence ATGCCCGACGATAGAACCGATCCTGCTACGGAGTTCCTCGACCGGATCATCCGGGTCCTGAACAAAGCGGCGGCGATCGAGCGCGAGCCCGTCGATATCGGGCACGGCGTCCTGCTCTACCCTTCAGAAGTGCACCTGATCGACGTCGCCGGCCGCTACCCGGAGGAGGGGGTCTCGGACCTCGCGGCCCGGCTCGGCATCACGAAGGGCGCCGTCTCCCAGACGGCGAAGAAACTCGAGGAGAAAGGCTATCTCGAGCGGGTGCGGCGGGAGGGGGACAGCAAGGCCGTCCTGCTCCGGCTGACGGGGCGGGGGGACGAGGCGTTCGCGTGGCACCGGGCCTACCATGCGGCGGTGAACCGGAGGATCGCGGAGGAGATCGGCCGCGACGACGCCGACCGCCTCATGGCGGTCCTCGCCCGGATGGAGGAGATCCTGGATGAGTGCCCTGCCGTGCAGGCGGAGACGATCCGGCGGTTCCGGATGGCTGATATAGTTTAG
- a CDS encoding cupredoxin domain-containing protein yields MTPEMVRAAERVTVALAAESYAFSTGTITVSAGAEVTVEFENRDDGVPHNLAVYTDSSAAEAIFVGEVITGPARATYTFTAPAGPGTYFFRCDVHPSMNGAFVVE; encoded by the coding sequence ATGACCCCGGAGATGGTCCGCGCCGCGGAGAGGGTGACGGTCGCGCTCGCGGCCGAGAGCTACGCCTTCAGCACGGGGACGATCACGGTCAGTGCAGGCGCAGAGGTGACGGTGGAGTTCGAGAACCGCGACGACGGGGTTCCGCACAACCTCGCGGTCTACACGGATTCTTCGGCCGCCGAGGCGATCTTCGTCGGCGAGGTCATCACCGGGCCGGCACGCGCGACCTACACCTTCACGGCACCGGCCGGGCCCGGCACCTACTTCTTCCGGTGCGACGTCCACCCCTCGATGAACGGGGCGTTCGTGGTCGAGTAG
- a CDS encoding DUF2298 domain-containing protein: MNLLLQAYDVLLWAGLLKGLQLALWPRLRPALGDLAYPAAYPASLLIFALATWYCGLLRVPVALALLVFLGLGVYGIRRGEYRLRELRGLLAWDAVFLVGFLFALSVRFANPVINYYSEQYMNHAFLASVIREPVVPPLDPWFSGGHLTVYYYLGHWLMGSLAIVTDIPSEVAFNLVPATVYGTAFVTLYALATLFLRRWRWLPLAVLLLVPPSVPWLLAAGGDLYSALQDTNWIIAGARFEFPVFSLLLGNVHAFEMAAFNQVFLIFLLGFAWLRWSGLDTRGRAGLALLVALSIGSMPLLSSWDALVYGPVVAVFLLGLFLRERDCSTLAAAVAIPATAFAIYLPYYLALEPAGIGGIGTGFPPTDPLAFLAVWGGFLLIVYLAVARDVWRSPFLAAVAVLPLAAGYVALGIVAVPLAYLLLRRERSFADLLCIAGLAVLGLCEVFYLKELLSGDYSRFNTIFKFYFDAWILLGTGALLLAGGWLSARRPVLPEAARKGAAVVAAAALIAAPAALEVDIGRGLLGIEYPPAGYGTLDGLAYLEATRPGEAAAIAFLRTLDGGHVLVEAENGDYRYYSRVSSFTGIPTILGQTGHELTWRGNGAWYAERPADIRAIYEDPERTLALMAKYNATLLYVGEPERERYDVRLPESGLVPVYDRDGVRIFAPEGQPL, from the coding sequence ATGAACCTCCTGCTGCAGGCGTACGACGTCCTCCTCTGGGCCGGTCTCCTCAAAGGCCTCCAGCTCGCTCTCTGGCCCCGCCTTCGCCCGGCGCTCGGGGACCTCGCCTACCCCGCGGCCTATCCGGCCTCCCTCCTCATCTTCGCCCTCGCGACCTGGTACTGCGGCCTCCTCCGCGTCCCGGTCGCCCTCGCCCTCCTCGTCTTCCTCGGCCTCGGGGTCTACGGCATCCGGCGGGGGGAGTACCGCCTCCGGGAACTCCGGGGGCTCCTTGCCTGGGACGCGGTCTTCCTGGTCGGATTCCTCTTCGCGCTCTCCGTCCGGTTCGCAAACCCGGTCATCAACTACTATAGCGAGCAGTACATGAACCACGCCTTCCTCGCGAGCGTCATCCGCGAGCCTGTCGTGCCGCCGCTCGACCCCTGGTTTTCCGGCGGGCACCTCACCGTCTACTACTACCTCGGCCACTGGCTGATGGGCTCTCTCGCGATCGTCACGGACATCCCGTCGGAGGTGGCCTTCAACCTGGTGCCGGCGACCGTCTACGGGACGGCGTTCGTGACCCTCTACGCCCTCGCGACCCTCTTCCTCCGACGCTGGCGGTGGTTGCCGCTCGCGGTCCTCCTCCTCGTCCCGCCCTCGGTCCCCTGGCTCCTCGCCGCGGGCGGAGACCTCTACTCGGCGCTCCAGGACACGAACTGGATCATCGCGGGCGCCCGGTTCGAGTTCCCGGTCTTCTCCCTCCTCCTCGGCAACGTCCACGCCTTCGAGATGGCCGCGTTCAACCAGGTCTTCCTCATCTTCCTCCTCGGGTTTGCATGGTTACGGTGGAGCGGGCTCGATACCCGCGGGCGTGCCGGCCTCGCCCTCCTCGTCGCCCTCTCCATCGGCTCGATGCCGCTCCTCTCCTCCTGGGACGCCCTCGTCTACGGCCCCGTCGTCGCGGTCTTCCTCCTCGGACTCTTTCTCCGCGAGCGGGACTGCTCGACCCTCGCCGCCGCCGTCGCCATCCCCGCGACCGCCTTCGCGATCTACCTCCCCTACTACCTCGCCCTCGAGCCCGCGGGGATCGGGGGGATCGGGACGGGGTTTCCTCCCACCGACCCGCTCGCCTTCCTCGCGGTCTGGGGCGGGTTCCTGTTGATCGTCTATCTCGCCGTCGCGCGGGACGTATGGCGGTCCCCCTTCCTCGCCGCCGTCGCCGTCCTGCCGCTTGCCGCCGGCTACGTTGCGCTCGGCATCGTCGCCGTCCCGCTCGCCTATCTCCTCCTCCGGCGGGAGCGCTCGTTTGCCGACCTCCTCTGCATCGCCGGGCTCGCGGTGCTCGGCCTCTGCGAGGTCTTCTACCTCAAAGAGCTGCTCAGCGGGGATTACAGCCGGTTCAACACCATCTTCAAGTTCTACTTCGACGCCTGGATCCTTCTTGGGACCGGCGCCCTCCTCCTCGCCGGGGGGTGGCTCAGCGCCCGGCGCCCGGTCCTCCCGGAGGCGGCACGGAAGGGGGCTGCCGTCGTTGCGGCCGCCGCCCTCATCGCCGCCCCGGCGGCCCTCGAGGTCGATATCGGCCGGGGCCTGCTCGGGATCGAGTACCCGCCGGCGGGCTACGGCACCCTCGACGGCCTCGCCTACCTGGAGGCCACCCGGCCCGGCGAGGCCGCGGCGATCGCGTTCCTCCGGACGCTCGACGGCGGCCACGTGCTCGTGGAGGCGGAGAACGGGGATTACAGGTATTACTCGCGGGTCTCGTCGTTCACCGGGATCCCGACGATCCTCGGCCAGACCGGGCACGAGCTGACCTGGCGGGGGAACGGGGCGTGGTATGCGGAGCGGCCCGCCGACATCCGGGCGATCTACGAAGACCCGGAGAGGACCCTCGCGCTGATGGCGAAGTACAACGCGACCCTCCTCTACGTCGGAGAGCCGGAGCGCGAGCGCTACGACGTCAGGCTCCCGGAGAGCGGGCTCGTCCCGGTCTACGATCGCGACGGGGTCCGGATCTTCGCGCCGGAAGGACAACCTTTATAG
- a CDS encoding metal-dependent transcriptional regulator, translating into MKNLSRTAEDYLEAILNVTLEKGYARTKDVACELGLSPSSVVEMFRKLDGMGLIEYRRYEGVVLKPAGREVAEAIKSRHDTLKEFLKIIHVPEKVAESDACYMEHELHPATIRQIRLLVEALRSDSGISEHIRRSTPPQERRAA; encoded by the coding sequence GTGAAGAACCTCAGCAGAACGGCCGAGGACTACCTCGAAGCCATCCTCAACGTCACGCTGGAGAAAGGGTATGCCCGGACCAAGGACGTGGCGTGCGAGCTCGGTCTGAGCCCCTCGAGCGTCGTCGAGATGTTCCGGAAGCTCGATGGGATGGGGCTCATCGAGTACCGGCGCTACGAGGGCGTGGTCCTCAAGCCCGCGGGGCGTGAGGTTGCGGAGGCGATCAAGTCCCGCCACGACACTCTAAAAGAGTTCTTAAAGATCATCCACGTCCCGGAGAAGGTCGCCGAGAGCGACGCCTGTTACATGGAGCACGAGCTCCACCCGGCGACGATCCGGCAGATCCGGCTCCTCGTCGAGGCTCTGCGGTCGGACTCGGGGATCTCCGAGCATATCCGGCGGAGCACCCCGCCGCAGGAGAGGCGAGCCGCATGA
- a CDS encoding AAA family ATPase, which produces MTDDLTTRIEAIANAYEDIRLTAQQVVVSNQPLIEEIFISMISGGHLLIEGVPGTAKTTVCKIVARLIGYDFRRVQGAVDIQPADIIGVRIYDRNKSEFVLQKGPIFTNFLMIDEMNRLTPKTQSALLEAMGERQATIDGTTYALPDSYFVIATQNPHEAEGTFPLIEAQCDRFMFSSVLTHLDGESELEVLRRERAGELDWKVYRDRVAPVLSPEAVRAMAATAREVRVDEAALGYMRDLVLATRSHGDVRLGASSRASIALLRGSRVRAALNGRDYVIPDDARALALPALRHRILLTREAAITGVTPERVIAEIVESVGVS; this is translated from the coding sequence ATGACTGACGACCTTACCACACGCATCGAAGCAATCGCAAACGCCTACGAAGACATCCGGCTGACCGCCCAGCAGGTGGTCGTCTCGAACCAGCCCCTCATCGAGGAGATCTTCATCAGCATGATCAGCGGCGGCCACCTCCTCATCGAGGGGGTGCCGGGGACCGCAAAGACCACCGTCTGCAAGATCGTCGCCCGGCTCATCGGCTACGACTTCCGGCGGGTCCAGGGGGCCGTGGACATCCAGCCCGCCGACATCATCGGGGTCCGGATCTACGACCGGAACAAGAGCGAGTTCGTCCTCCAGAAGGGCCCGATCTTCACGAACTTCCTGATGATCGACGAGATGAACCGCTTAACGCCGAAGACCCAGAGCGCTCTCCTCGAGGCGATGGGCGAGCGCCAGGCGACGATCGACGGGACGACCTACGCGCTCCCCGACTCCTACTTCGTCATCGCCACCCAGAACCCCCACGAGGCCGAAGGGACCTTCCCGCTCATCGAGGCCCAGTGCGACCGGTTCATGTTCAGCTCCGTCCTCACCCACCTCGACGGCGAGAGCGAGCTCGAGGTCCTCCGCCGGGAGCGGGCCGGGGAACTGGACTGGAAGGTCTACCGCGACCGGGTCGCCCCCGTTCTCAGTCCTGAGGCCGTGAGAGCCATGGCCGCGACCGCCCGGGAGGTCCGGGTCGACGAGGCGGCCCTCGGCTACATGCGCGACCTCGTCCTCGCCACCCGGTCCCACGGCGACGTCCGGCTCGGCGCGAGCTCCCGCGCCTCGATCGCCCTCCTCCGCGGTTCGAGGGTCCGGGCGGCCTTAAACGGCCGCGACTACGTCATCCCCGACGACGCCCGGGCCCTGGCCCTCCCGGCGCTGCGGCACCGCATCCTCCTCACCCGCGAGGCCGCGATCACCGGTGTCACCCCGGAGAGGGTCATCGCCGAGATCGTCGAGAGCGTCGGGGTGTCATGA
- a CDS encoding DUF4350 domain-containing protein, whose amino-acid sequence MTTVQREAWAVLLILLLAGGAAYAHATTTTEEFSRYNVGWNGTSNLAAEEVRDLRGLDPGATLLILAPDRPFTAEEVGYLRTFLDAGGHLIVADEEGAANGLLADLGSTIRVRPGNLASLKRDHTDPGLFTVQVVGNSTLFAGIETVRVNRPAAVEGGEPLLETSILTWDDADGDGRIGGKETFGTAVVCAREGNLTVLGDASLFVNAMLAENPKFIENIQPVLVDGAHSRTGTENLLINAVAWVRETPAAAAAFAALAVLPVAWHFGRKRDD is encoded by the coding sequence GTGACGACCGTGCAGCGTGAGGCCTGGGCGGTCCTCCTCATCCTCCTCCTCGCCGGCGGCGCGGCATACGCCCACGCGACCACCACAACCGAGGAGTTCAGCCGCTACAACGTCGGCTGGAACGGCACCTCGAACCTCGCGGCGGAGGAGGTCAGGGACCTCAGGGGTCTCGATCCCGGCGCGACCCTCCTCATCCTCGCGCCGGACCGGCCCTTCACCGCCGAAGAGGTCGGCTACCTGCGGACGTTCCTCGATGCCGGCGGCCACCTCATCGTCGCCGACGAGGAAGGGGCGGCGAACGGGCTCCTCGCCGACCTCGGGAGCACGATCCGGGTCCGCCCCGGGAACCTCGCGAGCCTGAAGCGCGACCACACCGACCCCGGCCTCTTCACCGTCCAGGTCGTCGGGAACAGCACCCTCTTTGCCGGCATCGAGACCGTCCGGGTCAACCGCCCGGCGGCGGTCGAGGGCGGCGAGCCCCTCCTCGAGACCTCGATCCTCACCTGGGACGACGCCGACGGCGACGGCCGGATCGGCGGCAAAGAGACCTTCGGGACCGCGGTCGTCTGCGCGAGGGAGGGGAACCTCACCGTCCTCGGCGACGCGAGCCTCTTCGTCAACGCCATGCTCGCCGAGAACCCGAAGTTCATCGAGAATATCCAGCCGGTCCTGGTCGACGGTGCCCACAGCAGGACCGGGACAGAGAACCTGCTCATCAACGCCGTAGCCTGGGTCCGGGAGACGCCGGCGGCCGCGGCCGCCTTCGCCGCCCTGGCCGTCCTGCCGGTGGCGTGGCATTTTGGGAGGAAGAGAGATGACTGA
- a CDS encoding DUF58 domain-containing protein has protein sequence MIRPTRTSGGVAALALALTVTALLLANPAAALAAGSLALFLFWRGWRFEQDLAAAAASLAVTREVDRTILRQGTAATVRVKADLAVPAGMEVRVRDLPPAVAAGDAPLSPPGTAATYTVRLMAPGETAFRGVVLSASDAFFSRDLVCRRHDAPQIRVFPAGTTESGRGTGATGSDAEVDRRAALAGQGIRGFRPYQMGDDPGLIDWKVTARRDAYYVRQPSGLEGGSPLIAVDLPARAADPEAFARFSMAVCGAVEGAISARDGCSLLVVAGGEVVRFLPRTLDIRDAIAALGGLAPLEPRSHLYRAPGPAALAGRARMNGRGAEDWAFREKFGGVLAAFAAESPAPFAAAVRAAFGRAEASEIRIYSLLPPGDKSHLVQLAREAKVRGMRVVLKAPAGAGALPGIDAVEVL, from the coding sequence ATGATCCGGCCGACCCGGACGAGCGGGGGCGTCGCCGCCCTCGCCCTCGCCCTGACCGTCACGGCGCTCCTCCTCGCAAACCCCGCCGCGGCCCTCGCCGCCGGCTCTCTCGCCCTCTTCCTGTTCTGGCGGGGCTGGCGGTTCGAGCAGGATCTCGCGGCCGCGGCGGCCTCGCTCGCGGTGACCCGCGAGGTCGACCGGACGATCCTCCGGCAGGGGACGGCGGCGACTGTCCGGGTAAAGGCCGACCTCGCCGTCCCGGCCGGAATGGAGGTCCGGGTCCGAGACCTCCCGCCGGCGGTCGCGGCCGGGGACGCCCCCCTCTCCCCGCCGGGGACGGCGGCGACCTACACCGTCAGGCTCATGGCGCCGGGGGAGACCGCGTTTCGCGGCGTCGTCCTCTCGGCAAGCGACGCCTTCTTCTCCCGCGACCTCGTCTGCCGCCGGCACGATGCCCCACAGATCCGGGTCTTCCCCGCGGGGACCACCGAGAGCGGCCGGGGGACAGGAGCCACCGGCAGCGACGCCGAGGTGGACCGGAGGGCCGCGCTTGCCGGGCAGGGCATCCGCGGGTTCCGGCCCTACCAGATGGGCGACGACCCCGGCCTGATTGACTGGAAGGTCACGGCCCGGCGCGACGCCTACTACGTCCGGCAGCCGTCCGGGCTCGAGGGGGGCTCGCCCCTCATCGCCGTCGACCTCCCGGCCCGGGCCGCGGACCCAGAGGCCTTCGCCCGGTTCTCGATGGCTGTCTGCGGCGCGGTCGAGGGGGCGATCAGCGCCCGCGACGGCTGCTCGCTCCTCGTCGTCGCCGGGGGCGAGGTCGTCCGGTTCCTCCCCCGGACCCTGGACATCCGGGACGCCATCGCGGCCCTCGGCGGGCTCGCACCCCTCGAGCCCCGGAGCCACCTCTACCGGGCGCCGGGACCCGCCGCCCTCGCGGGACGGGCCCGGATGAACGGGCGGGGAGCGGAAGATTGGGCGTTCCGCGAGAAGTTCGGCGGCGTCCTTGCGGCGTTCGCGGCCGAAAGCCCGGCGCCCTTCGCGGCCGCGGTCCGTGCGGCGTTCGGCCGGGCTGAGGCCTCCGAGATCCGGATCTACTCCCTCCTCCCGCCGGGGGATAAAAGTCACCTCGTCCAGCTCGCCCGGGAGGCGAAGGTCCGGGGGATGCGGGTCGTCCTGAAGGCCCCCGCCGGCGCCGGGGCTCTCCCCGGCATCGACGCCGTGGAGGTGCTCTGA
- a CDS encoding prenyltransferase, which translates to MDTRTVVEFIRLGRFPFLLSGFIPFTAGALLAFLLGARFTPAQFLFGYAAMAAAHLSVHYSNDYFDADADRFVETTAISGGSGVLPRNPALKPAALYAAVSLMALSVLIGAAFVAVFDYPIIFLAFGIAGNLLGWFYTAPPIALAYHRLGEVANVITFGLLMPGAGYFVAMGTLDWPFFAFAVPLCLYGLVFITSVEIPDMEGDIAGGKRTLVVRRGRIFAFSLIALAASLATAVLAVFALAGVFAPVNFWPVALFSIIPLALALRGFSRRSAERAPALPHAVANIQGYFLFQGLLALYLLLVVAGSLFGP; encoded by the coding sequence ATGGATACCCGTACCGTCGTCGAGTTCATCCGCCTCGGCCGGTTCCCCTTCCTCTTATCAGGGTTCATCCCGTTCACCGCCGGGGCGCTCCTCGCCTTCCTCCTCGGCGCGCGGTTCACCCCGGCCCAGTTCCTCTTCGGCTACGCGGCGATGGCCGCGGCCCACCTCTCCGTCCACTACAGCAACGACTACTTCGACGCCGATGCCGACCGGTTCGTCGAGACGACGGCGATCTCGGGGGGGAGCGGCGTCCTCCCCCGGAACCCGGCGCTCAAGCCCGCCGCGCTCTACGCGGCCGTCTCCCTGATGGCGCTCTCGGTCCTGATCGGTGCCGCCTTCGTGGCCGTCTTCGACTACCCGATCATCTTCCTCGCCTTCGGGATCGCGGGCAACCTCCTCGGCTGGTTCTACACCGCGCCGCCGATCGCGCTCGCCTACCACAGACTCGGCGAGGTCGCGAACGTGATCACCTTCGGCCTCCTGATGCCGGGCGCGGGCTACTTCGTCGCGATGGGGACGCTTGATTGGCCTTTTTTCGCCTTCGCCGTCCCGCTCTGCCTCTACGGCCTCGTCTTCATCACGAGCGTCGAGATCCCGGATATGGAGGGGGATATCGCGGGGGGGAAGCGGACCCTGGTCGTGCGGAGGGGGCGGATCTTCGCTTTCTCGCTCATCGCCCTCGCGGCGAGCCTCGCGACCGCGGTTCTCGCCGTCTTCGCGCTTGCGGGCGTCTTCGCTCCCGTGAACTTCTGGCCCGTGGCGCTGTTCTCCATAATCCCGCTCGCGCTCGCCCTCCGGGGGTTCTCGCGCCGGTCCGCGGAACGGGCACCCGCCCTCCCCCACGCCGTCGCGAACATCCAGGGTTACTTCCTCTTCCAGGGCCTCCTCGCCCTCTATCTCCTCCTCGTGGTCGCCGGATCCCTTTTCGGCCCGTAA
- a CDS encoding DUF1616 domain-containing protein, translated as MTTEDRQPLIVEAAGDVPGDLVAVAAFTAATLACVYVPVLNESFLRILFGVAMVLFVPGYALIAALFPAKGDLDGIERVALSFGLSIAVVPLIGLALNYTPWGIRLDPILASLTLFTLAMTGVAWYRRLLLPAGDRFAVPARAMIASARAELYDPAAPRLDRALSVVLVVSIVAALGTTAYVIAVPKEGEHFTEFYILGPGGKAANYPTDFAAGSTQSLIIGVGNHEYREVPYTIEAFALNQTFDAATNTSTVHAAERLDRFVVTVPHNETRELPWEFSVPSTDYNRIQFVLYNETVPGEELVEQERINASYRDLHLWVRVRPA; from the coding sequence ATGACGACCGAAGATCGACAACCCCTGATCGTCGAGGCCGCCGGGGACGTCCCCGGCGACCTCGTCGCCGTCGCAGCCTTCACGGCCGCGACCCTTGCCTGCGTCTACGTCCCGGTCTTAAACGAAAGTTTCCTCCGGATCCTCTTCGGGGTTGCGATGGTCCTCTTCGTCCCCGGCTACGCCCTGATCGCCGCGCTCTTCCCGGCAAAGGGGGACCTCGACGGCATCGAGCGGGTCGCCCTCTCTTTCGGGCTCTCGATCGCCGTGGTCCCCCTCATCGGGCTTGCGTTGAACTACACGCCCTGGGGAATCCGGCTCGACCCGATCCTCGCTTCGCTGACCCTCTTCACCCTCGCGATGACCGGAGTGGCCTGGTACCGGCGTCTCCTCCTCCCGGCCGGCGACCGTTTCGCGGTCCCGGCCCGGGCGATGATCGCCTCCGCCCGTGCGGAGCTCTACGACCCCGCGGCCCCCCGGCTTGACCGGGCCCTCTCCGTCGTCCTCGTGGTCTCGATCGTCGCGGCGCTCGGGACGACCGCCTACGTCATCGCGGTCCCAAAAGAAGGGGAGCACTTCACCGAGTTCTACATCCTCGGCCCCGGTGGGAAGGCCGCGAACTACCCGACCGACTTTGCAGCCGGCTCGACCCAGTCGCTCATCATTGGGGTCGGGAACCACGAGTACCGGGAGGTCCCCTACACGATCGAGGCCTTCGCCCTCAACCAGACCTTTGATGCCGCGACGAACACCTCGACCGTCCACGCAGCCGAGCGGCTCGACCGCTTTGTGGTGACGGTCCCGCACAACGAGACCCGGGAACTGCCCTGGGAGTTCTCGGTCCCGTCGACCGACTACAACCGGATCCAGTTCGTGCTCTATAACGAGACGGTCCCGGGCGAGGAGCTCGTGGAGCAGGAACGGATCAACGCGAGCTACCGGGACCTGCACCTCTGGGTGCGGGTCCGGCCGGCCTGA
- a CDS encoding GNAT family N-acetyltransferase encodes MPEYTLAPIGESDRRGVVDIFNHYVENTFAAYPEERVPDAFFDLFLGIARTHPAVAVRDAAGEVAGFGMLRPHNPMPAFARTAEITYFLRPDLTGRGIGADLLGYLEAEARKCGIACILASISSLNEGSIRFHRRHGFTECGRFQNVGAKRGVLFDVVWMQKEL; translated from the coding sequence ATGCCGGAATACACCTTAGCCCCGATCGGCGAGTCCGACCGGAGGGGCGTCGTCGATATCTTCAACCACTACGTCGAGAACACGTTTGCCGCCTACCCGGAGGAGAGGGTGCCCGACGCCTTCTTCGACCTGTTCCTCGGGATCGCCCGGACCCACCCGGCCGTCGCGGTGCGGGACGCCGCAGGCGAGGTCGCCGGGTTCGGGATGCTCCGCCCGCACAACCCGATGCCGGCCTTCGCCCGGACGGCCGAGATCACGTATTTCCTCCGGCCCGACCTGACTGGGCGGGGGATCGGGGCCGACCTGCTCGGCTACCTCGAGGCCGAAGCGAGGAAATGCGGGATCGCCTGCATCCTCGCGAGCATCTCGTCGTTGAACGAGGGGAGCATCCGGTTCCACCGGCGGCACGGGTTTACCGAGTGCGGAAGGTTCCAAAACGTCGGCGCCAAGCGCGGGGTCCTCTTCGACGTCGTCTGGATGCAGAAGGAACTCTAG
- a CDS encoding UbiA family prenyltransferase: MRETLAALADLTRIHFFFVWPLVFCSGLALASLTYEGLSWELAGRAALIGLFGFEAGLVLNDYVDREHDRRDVDGSLTRYWRPFASRPIPAGRIAPRTALAVFLVLAGIAAALAATLPAPHNLYVLGIMGYSYAAEYFYQIKKRDQTLPLAQVIGRTDFALFPVAGYLVLGSPDATALLYFLFFYPWTLAHLGANDIADIENDRARGMATIPSLTFGLTGSAPENPTPVLYGMRGAALWVLGFSAAHAVMAVVFALVLGPVAAAGFAVALLLIAAANALILRGKSADAAMRALPLMHASLLVEAAAIIAAALL, translated from the coding sequence ATGAGAGAGACCCTCGCCGCCCTTGCCGACCTGACCCGCATCCACTTCTTCTTCGTCTGGCCCCTGGTCTTCTGCTCGGGACTGGCGCTTGCGTCGCTGACCTACGAGGGGCTCTCGTGGGAACTCGCCGGGCGGGCGGCGCTCATCGGGCTCTTTGGGTTCGAGGCAGGCCTCGTCCTGAACGACTACGTCGACCGGGAGCACGACCGGAGGGACGTCGACGGCTCGCTCACCCGCTACTGGCGACCGTTTGCGAGCAGGCCGATCCCGGCAGGCCGGATCGCCCCCCGGACCGCCCTCGCCGTCTTCCTCGTCCTCGCCGGTATCGCGGCCGCGCTCGCCGCGACCCTGCCGGCGCCGCACAACCTCTACGTCCTCGGCATCATGGGCTACTCCTACGCGGCCGAGTACTTCTACCAGATAAAGAAGCGCGACCAGACCCTCCCCCTCGCCCAGGTCATCGGGCGGACGGACTTCGCGCTCTTCCCGGTCGCCGGCTACCTGGTCCTCGGCAGCCCGGACGCGACCGCCCTCCTCTACTTCCTCTTCTTCTACCCCTGGACGCTCGCGCACCTCGGGGCGAACGACATCGCCGACATCGAGAACGACCGCGCCCGGGGGATGGCGACGATCCCGAGTCTGACCTTCGGTCTGACCGGGTCGGCTCCAGAGAACCCGACTCCGGTCCTCTACGGTATGAGGGGGGCGGCCCTCTGGGTCCTCGGCTTCTCGGCCGCCCACGCCGTCATGGCGGTCGTCTTCGCCCTCGTCCTCGGTCCGGTCGCCGCCGCCGGGTTCGCCGTGGCACTCCTCCTCATCGCCGCGGCAAACGCCCTCATCCTCCGGGGAAAGAGCGCGGATGCGGCGATGCGGGCGCTCCCGCTCATGCACGCGTCGCTCCTCGTCGAGGCCGCGGCGATCATCGCGGCCGCTCTCCTCTAG
- a CDS encoding DUF1294 domain-containing protein yields the protein MILIAATAYFLVNAAAFVAYGRDKQFAAKGARRTPERRLLGLALIGPFGALAAMRLFRHKTQKGKFRLVPVFLCLHLALFAALALGLAG from the coding sequence ATGATCCTTATCGCGGCCACGGCCTACTTCCTCGTGAACGCCGCCGCGTTCGTCGCCTACGGCCGCGATAAACAGTTCGCGGCAAAGGGTGCCCGGCGGACGCCGGAGAGGCGGCTCCTCGGTCTCGCGCTGATCGGCCCGTTCGGGGCGCTGGCCGCGATGCGCCTCTTCCGGCACAAGACGCAGAAGGGGAAGTTCCGGCTCGTCCCCGTCTTCCTCTGCCTGCACCTCGCCCTCTTCGCCGCGCTCGCCCTGGGGCTCGCGGGTTGA